In Erigeron canadensis isolate Cc75 chromosome 1, C_canadensis_v1, whole genome shotgun sequence, a single window of DNA contains:
- the LOC122596551 gene encoding glycine-rich protein 5-like — MAFFFLSSNRSSCFVAAVALLLLVAALFVQTSNARNVPTTLISDKTPAAVVEVVDTAAPNNNKQQQGVEDEKNFIAYGGVGGFAGVGGYAGVLPTLGGVGGASGLPGIGGLGGASGIGAGGGLGGLGGGVGAVKGGGIGGGIIVP, encoded by the coding sequence atGGCCTTCTTCTTCCTGTCATCCAACAGGTCGTCGTGTTTTGTAGCAGCAGTTGCACTGCTACTACTAGTTGCAGCTCTTTTTGTGCAGACTAGCAATGCAAGAAACGTACCTACCACGCTAATAAGTGACAAAACTCCGGCAGCCGTCGTGGAGGTGGTGGATACCGCCGCACCAAATAATAATAAGCAGCAGCAGGGGGTTGAAGATGAGAAGAACTTCATTGCGTATGGTGGCGTGGGTGGTTTTGCGGGTGTTGGTGGATACGCGGGCGTACTCCCAACACTTGGGGGAGTAGGTGGTGCTAGTGGGCTTCCCGGCATAGGTGGTCTTGGGGGCGCTAGTGGTATCGGTGCCGGTGGTGGTCTGGGGGGACTTGGTGGGGGAGTTGGTGCAGTCAAAGGTGGCGGCATCGGTGGTGGCATCATTGTTCCTTAA